TAAGTATTAATATTCTTGGTCAGGAGCACTAACCTAGTCGATGTACTAGATCTACTATCTTTTTCAAAATGCACTGGAActtagttttatttaaaatttgccCGTTACGGGTATCTCATTGTCGAGAGACTCGTCTATAGCGTTTCTTCTTGTTTCTTTCTATATCTTACCAGAAATTAAAAGCCGCAATTAAAAGCCCGGTTTTTGACACCCACCCACCCTCATATAACCAAAGGCaatcaaaatattatatttctttattcgatttttttattattctaattacaaaatactaaaatataaGGTCAAATTAAATGGCATTAACTGAGATACCCATATGTTTTAGTACTCTGTGATATGAATAACCATTCGAAGCTTTCATTTAACATGCATATAATTTTTTCCTCATCTTCATTGTTAAATGTACAAACATTATATGAATAAGTACGAGTACAAGCACGTATAAAAAGTTCTGAGGCCACTTCAGTGAGTTCCTAGTCCGCTCTCACTTTTTGTACgatgtttgttttgtttaagaCTGATAATTAAATTCACCCAGTGGATTTCACGGAAGTTGCTAGACTTTCTGGCACGAttcgttgtgaaatgaattTTTTCTTAAACAAACACATAAAACtgttattttcatatttttcagCCATAGGTGCAAACATAAGTTGGCCGTCATTGTTCTTTCAGCATTGTTGAAAATTAATTCCATGATATAAAAGGTGTCGGTCATAAAATCTGAAACTATTTTGAACTCACATGCAGCACACATTCTATTCCGCACAGGATAGTTGCAAACATATTCTAGTGCTGGGCGTTAGTGAGCGTATTGATTTGGCCAAATTGAAATGGCTTCTCGGAAGGCAAATCCCCATTGTTTTGTAAACAAAGGCAATGGCTCTGATAAGAACCCGGGCACACACGAGGGCCCATCGTCACTCTCAcgttttgttattatttttatttggttgTTTGGCCAGTGGTGTCTGTGGAAGTGCTTGTTTGCCTTCGTCATAAACAAATTGCTTTATGCTTCTACGGGAATGGGATGCCTTGGTTAATCCGAGAGGCCAGTGGGGAAATTATCTCAGGACAGATCTATTAAACTTGTGACATCACATGCGTTTAagatattaataaaacattgAAGAAAATCGACCACATATTGCATGTTTAGATTTGTATATGTGCACAGTTCGtctaaaagaaatatttatgttttgaCTGCGCGTTGTGTTGCCACTGCATCAATATTTTATTCACAAAATTGTCGACTGTTTATGTTAAATGAAAGTTTATCGTTGCATCAAATATCCACATATTTGCGGTCGTTGCACATATATTATATGctgttgcatttatatttcatgtTCAAATCAGTGAAATGTTTGTTTTAAAGCCACGTTTTCATGATATTATTTGTGAAATAGTTCCGTTTTTGCTGAAAATAATCTTCCAAAATACTTTCTCTTCGTTTAAGCATCATGTTTTCAGGTAATTCGTTACCAATTGTTCAAACTAAAcagttttaaaatgtttgacAAAAGAAATAAATGAAAACTCTGTTTTGTTCAGATTTgctcattaaaaaaaataataaatagctTTATTAGGATACAAATAGATTACCTAAGCTAGTTACAGCTAGTACGACGACGACGAGAAACAATTTACTAGGTTTCGATAATGCTGGCACAAGTCCGTTTGGTTTCCACACCACCTACTGCAGTCGCTTGCTGATCGTGTCCAGGTGGTTGTGGCCGTGGTAGGCCTTACTCGTGGCCCAGTCCTTGCTGAAGCTGTTGGCCCCCAGCTCGTGGTTAGCCCCGGACCCGGAGCTGTAGGGATTGTAGCTGCTGCTGCCCACGAACTGGGAGTAGTCCGAGGGCTCCGACTCGTACACGTGCGAGTGCGTTTGCACCAGGTGCGGGTGGATCTTGCACATGGTCTTGTACTTGAGGTAGTGGATCAGCCAGCCCACGCCGCCCACCAGCAGCACGTTCATGCCCAGCACGACCGTCAGCATGCTCACCAGGGCCATCTTCAGGTGGGCGATCTTCAGCAGGATGATGAGTGGCAGGATGACGAGCCACTTCTTCTTCTTGCGACCCAATCGGGCCTCTAGGGAGTTGGTCTTGAGTTAGATCTGAATAGCAATTGTAGTAGTTGGTCAGGACCCACCAGATTCCTCCAGGACCCGCGCCCCGCTCTCGCCATTCAGCCTCAGCTGCAGTCCATGGTTGCGCCCAAAGGTCTCCACCGCCCTCTTCAGGAACTTGAGAACCAGCGTCAGCTCGCTGTCACCTGCAAAGCAAACAGAAGCGGTGAAACGCAAGCCAGCGGCTATAAATCTTCTCTCAAATTCGAATTCGAATTAATCTACAGCCGGATGGGTGGTAAACATCCGCCGAGGGGCATCCCCTCGCTTTGGACACTGACCAGGCGCAGGTGATCAATTAGAGTCCGCCTGCAAACAACTTTCGACTGCGCGGACCCACCTTCCAAGCTCTTGGCGTCGTTGAACACGACCACCTCGTCGGCGGGTTCTCCCAGCTGGACCAATCTCAGCCAGCGGCCCTTGTCCGCGGCCAGGTCGCGTCCGTACTCGCTGGGGAAGAAGCCCAGGCTGTTGGTGGCCAGCTTCCAGACGAGCTTGCTGGCCTTGTACTTGATGCAGGCCACCAGGCTGCGGGTCTCGAAGCACTGCCGCTGGTTGCGCGCGATGAAGGGGTCGCTCTGGAGAAGGCTGGACACCGCCGATCCCGCAGATCTGGCCAGGGACTCCGCCAGGGAGACCTGTGGCAGCTCCTCCGCCTGGCAGTAgtgcagcagcaccagcatcAGCAGCGCCAGCACAATGCGACACAGCAGCATGTTTTTTTAACCGGGACTCCGCTTCGATTTCGATTTCAATACAACACACTACTGGGATCACTGGGGCACCAACGCACGGCTGAGTGGACGAGTCGCAAATGGCAACCGAGAGGTGCTGGCTACTCCTTTTATCGCGCAGCCGCAACCGCAGGCCAACTCTACTGGTTTTCGCAGCTAATGTTTATGCACATGGAGCATGCAGCAGGCAGCTCGCAGCTTGCAGCTTGCAGCTTGCAGCATGGGGCATGCACCGGAATAACAATTCCTGCTGCCACTGCCGCTGAAACTTTCTGGGTCAGCGATCTGCGATCTGCGATCTGCTATGTGCGATCTGCCATTTGCGATCGGCAACAAATCGATCGCAATGTCGCGGGATTATGAAGCCAATGTCGAACATAGGCAACCGCCAATTGACCGCGTTCCCGCTGCGTGTGAGCCGCGCTTGAGCCCCAATGAAAGCCGGGCATCGAAAGTGAATCGCCATCCGTGGAACGATACAATTACGATGGCCTGGCGCCAGTGGCACTGACTGCCAACGATGCCAATCAGAATAAGTGCAAATGTGCATTTATGCGATTTAAACTGGCCAGTGGCCACCGCTCTGCTATTGCATCGtgcaatttgcatatttctgTTTCCAGCCCGGTGAGTGATCACTTGGACCTGGAGCTGGTGCTGTGACCGTCTTAATTACCCGGCCGCAGACGCGGGATGCGAAAGTTGTTGCATTGCCCCTGTTGCATTGTTGACCAGTGAAAGTAACAATTGGCGCAGCTTGTCGACTCTTTTTCCTTTGCCCCAACACTTGGAATTCTCGAGCAGCTAACAGACAAAGCTCGCAGTGGGATTGATTGGTCTGCCGATGGCAGCTCGCTGTCTGTGGTCGCACTTAATGAGAATGAGGTAATCCGTATCGGCTGAAGTGGCTCTGCTCCAAGCTAGAATCAATTGGCGGGCGCAGCTGCGAAGAAAGTTTTCGGCCTGCCGATCGCC
This region of Drosophila subpulchrella strain 33 F10 #4 breed RU33 unplaced genomic scaffold, RU_Dsub_v1.1 Primary Assembly Seq354, whole genome shotgun sequence genomic DNA includes:
- the LOC119561019 gene encoding uncharacterized protein LOC119561019 yields the protein MLLCRIVLALLMLVLLHYCQAEELPQVSLAESLARSAGSAVSSLLQSDPFIARNQRQCFETRSLVACIKYKASKLVWKLATNSLGFFPSEYGRDLAADKGRWLRLVQLGEPADEVVVFNDAKSLEGDSELTLVLKFLKRAVETFGRNHGLQLRLNGESGARVLEESEARLGRKKKKWLVILPLIILLKIAHLKMALVSMLTVVLGMNVLLVGGVGWLIHYLKYKTMCKIHPHLVQTHSHVYESEPSDYSQFVGSSSYNPYSSGSGANHELGANSFSKDWATSKAYHGHNHLDTISKRLQ